TTCACTATAAACTTTTTGTTCAATGAAAAATTTTGGATAGGCACTTCTTACCGGGTTAACGATGCCTCAAATTTTGGAGCAATGATGGATTATCAAGTTTCTAAGGATATTAGAATTGGATATGCTTATGATTTACCAACTTCTACCGTTAGACCATATACAGGAGGAACACATGAAATAATATTAATCTATGAGCTTGCTAAAAAGGTTTTAGGACCAATTAAATCTCCTAGATATTTCTAAATATTAAAATCGATACAATGAAAAATTTTAAAAATTCTGTGCTATTGATTCTACTTTTTCTAGTAGGCCAAGTAACTATGGCTCAATTTGCATCACAAAAAAAAGCGGATTATTATTTCAGTAAATTTTCATATTCTTTAGCAATCCCAGAATATGAAAGAATGGTAAAATCAGATGTTAATGCTGAATACGCCCATCAACAATTAGCAGAATGTTTTTTGCTTATACGTGAATACAAAAAATCAATTCCGCATTTTAAGGAAGTTATCAATAATGCAACCTTACCTACAGATTACTATTTTAAATATGCAATGGCATTATATGCTAACGGAGATTTAGAAGAATCAGAAGAGTGGTTAAAAAAGTATAAAAAGTATAATAAAAACGATTCCAGAGTAAAACGTTTTTTAAAGGACGGTAACTTAGCATCTGTTGTTTTTAATAGTAGACAAAGATATGAGGTTGAACCTGTATCGTTCAATTCTTCTGATAGTGATTTTGGCACGTTTAGATTTATGGGTAACATCTACTTTGGCTCATCTAGAAGAGAAGTTGTAGATGGAGATAGTTATGGTTGGAATAATGAACCATGGTTAGATATTTTTGCCGTGCAGGAAGATAATCCCTTGTCTATTCCTAAACGTATAAATGGAAATATAAATACCAAGTTTCATGAAAGCTCTGTAGCATTTTCTACGGACTATAAAAATGACACGATAATGTATTTCACACGAAATAACTTCTATGACAAAAAAGAAGGGTATGGTGTGCTTAATGAAATAAATCTTAAAATATATTCAGCTAAACTTGTTGATGGCGAATGGAAAGAAAATAGTAATCTAAGAATAAATAGCGATTACTACTCTACGGGTCATCCTTCTGTAAATCTTGCAAGAACACGTATCTATTTCACTTCTGATCGACCAGGAGGTTACGGTGGTACAGATATATATTATGCTGAAATACATGAAAGAGGTGGTATTCAAACACCCGTAAATGCTGGTCCTGTAGTTAACACTGAAGGGAATGAAATGTTTCCTTTCATTAATGAAGAAGGAAAATTATTCTTCAGCTCTGATGGTCATGTTGGTTTTGGTCAATTAGATGTATTCTCGACTATTTCTGACGAAGATGGTAAAGTCATAGATATTATAAACTTAGGAACACCAATTAATAGTTCTAGTGATGATTTTGCTTATTATGGCCTACCAAGTGGTCTTGATGGATATGTAAGCTCTAACCGCGAAGGTGGCATGGGTAGTGATGATATTTATAAATTTAAATTTACGCCCTCTTTAGATGTTGAAGGTTACGTTGTAGATGGTGTAAACAATAAAATGCTAGATAGCGTAAACATAAAATTGTTTGACCAAATTACCAACACCTTGGTTGCACAAACAATGACCGATGAACATGGTTATTATAGATTTCCTGTTAATAGAAAAACAACTTACATGATTGAGGCGGTTAGAAAAACGCACCCTCATAAGAATATTTATTTCAATACAAGTACTACAGCCAAATCACAAAAAATATTACGACAAGATATTGTTTTAGAACCTGTTCTTGACCTCAAGCTTTTAGCAGGATTAAATCAAATTTATTTCGATTTTAACAAAAGTAACATAAGGCCTGATGCTGCCAAAGAACTAGATAAAGTAATTAAGGTTATGAACGTTACTTATCCAGATATGATAATAAAACTAGAAGCACATACCGACCCTGTGGGTAGTCATGAGTACAACGACAACCTGTCAGAAGGAAGAGCTAAATCTACTTATGAATACCTTATTGAAAACGGGGTATCAAAAGATAGAATTGTTTCTTATAAAGGTTATGGAAAACGAATGCCAATTAACAAATGTACTAGTAAATTAGACTGTACTCCAGAAGATTTAGAACTAAATAGAAGAACTGAATTTCCAATTCTACAAATTAAAAAAGGAATTTCAACATCAAAATAAAATTTACCAATCAACCATTAAAAAGGCCTTTACTATTTATAGTAAAGGCCTTTTATTATTTTAGGATATAAAAAATCTATTTCATGATACCGTCAACTATTCCGTATTTTATAGATTCTTCGGCATTCATCCAATAATCCCTATCGAAATCTCTTAACACCTTATCGAAATCTTGACCACAGTTATCAGCTAATATCTGCGCGCTTAATTCTTTAGTTTTAATAATTTCTCTGGCTTGGATTTCAATATTCGAAGCTTGTCCTCTAGCACCACCACTTGGCTGATGAATCATTACTTGTGCATGTGGCTGTATAAATCTTCTACCCTTTTTACCTACCGATAACAAAATAGAACCCATTGATGCCGCTAAACCTGTACATATAGTAGAAACCGGACTTTTCAATGATTTAATAGTATCGTACATGGCAAAACCTGAAGTAACATAACCACCCGGACTATTAATGTAAAGTTGAATTTCTTTATTGTTCTGCATATCTAAATACAGTAACCTATCAATCACATGTTTTGCAGAATCGTCATCAACCATACCCCATAGGAATACTTTTCTTTCATCCAACATTTTTTCATCTATGGCTTCCTGAATTTTTCCTTTTTTAGCACTCATATTTTACGTTTAATTATCTCTAACAAAATTAATGAATTAATTTATAAACAAATGCGGCAATAGACATGGGAATTAACATCCTATTTCAACATTCATAAATGAAAACGAAATTTATCTCTTAGGATTGTTCTTCAACTATAACTGTTTTTTCAACTACCTTTTTTATAGGTATTACAACTTTACCTGTTTTGGTTTTAAGAATCATAGAAATATTATCAATACCTACGACGGTACCTTCCAATTTCCCTACTTTAACCTTATCCCCAACTACATATATTTTTCTTGAATAAAATGTTCTTAACAAGTCACCCACCACTTCTCTGGCACCTAGACCAAGAGCTAGGGAAATTGCTAACAAGAAAGCTCCTAAAATAATAGTAAAGTTATTGGTGATTATTTCTGTATCTACACCTGCTTGGTTTAAAGCAGTTATACTTACAAAAATGATGATTAAATAAAATAAAGCATTACCTAAGACTTTACCTCCCCCAAGACCAATTGAATCGAAAATTTTGACAATAGTTTCCTTAATTACTTTAGCCAAATACAGGCCAATCATAAAAATTACTAATGCCGAAAGTAATATGGGTAAATAACGTAATAGGTTCGCTATTTCTGAAGATATAATAGTAAGGCCCATGATATCCGATGCTACTATTATAAATACTAGCCAAAGCAAAACTTTTACGAAAGTGATTAAGACTTTACCTAAATCAATCTTTATATCGGCATCACCAAATAATTTTGCCTCGTTAACTTTTTCCGAAAACTTATCTATTTTAATTATCCTAAAAAGGCGTTTAAGAACGAATTTTACAATTTTAATAATAATCCAGCCAAATATAAGAACCACAAAAGCACCAAATATACCTGGCAAGGCAGCCGCTATATCTTTAAATATAGTACTCAAAGATTCAAAAGCCAGATCTTTCCACTTATCTACTGTTTCCATTAATTTATTTTTACTCTAATTATAATTTATTTATTTTTTGTCTTTAACATGCCTTCTATAATTGAGGCGTAATTACCTGTAAACAAATTGGCTAATTCCATTAGTAACTTCGCAGCAGCAACGTCATCCATAACTTTTTTACGTAGCTCTGGTGGGACATCTTTTAAATCTCCTTCTAAGTTTTTAAACGGATTGCTGTTCTGTTCTGACATTACGGTATGGTTTTATACATTTCCACAACTTTGGCCTTAGCTCGCTTTAGCCTCATTTTAATGGCACTTGATTTAATTTCTAAAACATCTTCTAATTCTTTAATTGTAGCACCATCTTGGTACTTTAATAATAAAAGCGATTTATCTTCTGGTGCTATAAGTTCTAAAGCTTTTTTAAGCTTATCAACTTGCATTTCTAATAACAAATTGTCGGTGACCTCTATAGAAACATCTTCTTGATTATCAAAATTTACCGAGTTATCATTAATCTTTCGTTCCTTATTTCTATTTACATAATTAACACAAAAATTATAAGTAAAGGAATATAACCAAGTAGAGAATTTAGAATTCCCCTTAAAAGAACCCAGTTTTACAAAAATCATCAAAAATATATCTTGTGTTAAATCTTCTGCCTCTTTATTAGATTTTGAAAATCCTAAGCACTTGTTATAAACCAACCTTGAGTACCTATCATACAACTCACCAAATAACATAGCGTCTTTATTAACTACAATTCGCTCTATTAATTCAGCATCGGTATATTTATGATGTGCAGATTTGGTAGATGAACTCCTTTTGAATTCATTCCCAATAATTATTAAACATAGCTTTCTAAGAAATGTCACTTTGTTAATTTGTTTACAAAAAATAAAAGTAGGTTAAAGATACCGTAATTGATATATTTGAGCTAAAATGTGTTAAAAATGAAAAAAATAATTGTTCTTTCTATAATACTATCAAGTATATTAACTGCTTGTAAAACTGACAATAATAAGGTTAAAACTGAAGTTGCCGAAGATACACAATTGACAGTTCTTGAAAAAATAGCAAATGCAAATGGCTTTGCACATTGGAAAGATGTTGCTAGTATTAAATTCACTTTTAACGTAGACCGAGATTCAACGCATTTTGAGCGTACTTGGCTATGGGAAACGGCATCCAACGAGGTTACTATGATGACAAGACAAGATACCATCACCTTTAATAGAAAAGCAGTAGATAGTACCATGACAGCAACAGATGGCGGATTTGTTAATGATAAATTCTGGTTGTTGGCTCCTTTCCAATTAGTTTGGGACCAAAAGAATTTCACTTATAAGCATAAGGAAAATACAGAAGCCCCAATCAGCAAAACCAAAATGCACAAACTAACTACAGTTTATGGTAATGATGGCGGCTACACCCCTGGCGATGCATACGATTATTACTTTGGTGATGATTATATTATTAAGGAGTGGGCATATAGAAAAGAAAACCAAGAAGAACCTAATATGGTTACAAGTTGGGAAGATTACAAAACCTTAAATAAATTGAATATTAGCATGATGCACAAAAGACCAGATGCTGATTTTTCACTTTATTTTACCGAGGTTGAGGTCAAATAATTTGGTACAGCGTTTGATACTAAACAGAAACATCAAACCCGCTATGAAATTTTCATTACTTCCGCTTCTCTTCTTTACTTTGTGTAGTTATTCTCAGCATAGCATCAGTGCTATTGTTTTGGATAGTGCGGACAATTCTCCATTAGAATTTGTTGGTATTTACAATAGTAAAGACCATACGATGACCAACGCCGACGGGCGTTTTCAGTTCTCTTCTAGTTCCGATTCTATTATCATTTACAGAGTTGGTTATGACAAACAAATAACCACTTTTCAAAAAGTAAAGGATACCATCTATCTCAACAAAAGTGTGTTAGAACTAAATGAAGTAACCGTAACTAATGAAAGAACATTATGGCAAAAAGTAGGGGATTCTGTAAGATCCAACTACCCCACCTACCCCTACAAAGAGAAATTTTTATTGAGAGGTGTATTAAGATATAATGGTAAAATAACCCGCATACAGGACCTTCAAGGAAAACTAGAAAGAAGAACGCTTTTATAC
The genomic region above belongs to Maribacter hydrothermalis and contains:
- a CDS encoding OmpA family protein — encoded protein: MKNFKNSVLLILLFLVGQVTMAQFASQKKADYYFSKFSYSLAIPEYERMVKSDVNAEYAHQQLAECFLLIREYKKSIPHFKEVINNATLPTDYYFKYAMALYANGDLEESEEWLKKYKKYNKNDSRVKRFLKDGNLASVVFNSRQRYEVEPVSFNSSDSDFGTFRFMGNIYFGSSRREVVDGDSYGWNNEPWLDIFAVQEDNPLSIPKRINGNINTKFHESSVAFSTDYKNDTIMYFTRNNFYDKKEGYGVLNEINLKIYSAKLVDGEWKENSNLRINSDYYSTGHPSVNLARTRIYFTSDRPGGYGGTDIYYAEIHERGGIQTPVNAGPVVNTEGNEMFPFINEEGKLFFSSDGHVGFGQLDVFSTISDEDGKVIDIINLGTPINSSSDDFAYYGLPSGLDGYVSSNREGGMGSDDIYKFKFTPSLDVEGYVVDGVNNKMLDSVNIKLFDQITNTLVAQTMTDEHGYYRFPVNRKTTYMIEAVRKTHPHKNIYFNTSTTAKSQKILRQDIVLEPVLDLKLLAGLNQIYFDFNKSNIRPDAAKELDKVIKVMNVTYPDMIIKLEAHTDPVGSHEYNDNLSEGRAKSTYEYLIENGVSKDRIVSYKGYGKRMPINKCTSKLDCTPEDLELNRRTEFPILQIKKGISTSK
- a CDS encoding ClpP family protease, which codes for MSAKKGKIQEAIDEKMLDERKVFLWGMVDDDSAKHVIDRLLYLDMQNNKEIQLYINSPGGYVTSGFAMYDTIKSLKSPVSTICTGLAASMGSILLSVGKKGRRFIQPHAQVMIHQPSGGARGQASNIEIQAREIIKTKELSAQILADNCGQDFDKVLRDFDRDYWMNAEESIKYGIVDGIMK
- a CDS encoding mechanosensitive ion channel family protein is translated as METVDKWKDLAFESLSTIFKDIAAALPGIFGAFVVLIFGWIIIKIVKFVLKRLFRIIKIDKFSEKVNEAKLFGDADIKIDLGKVLITFVKVLLWLVFIIVASDIMGLTIISSEIANLLRYLPILLSALVIFMIGLYLAKVIKETIVKIFDSIGLGGGKVLGNALFYLIIIFVSITALNQAGVDTEIITNNFTIILGAFLLAISLALGLGAREVVGDLLRTFYSRKIYVVGDKVKVGKLEGTVVGIDNISMILKTKTGKVVIPIKKVVEKTVIVEEQS
- a CDS encoding RNA polymerase sigma factor, which codes for MTFLRKLCLIIIGNEFKRSSSTKSAHHKYTDAELIERIVVNKDAMLFGELYDRYSRLVYNKCLGFSKSNKEAEDLTQDIFLMIFVKLGSFKGNSKFSTWLYSFTYNFCVNYVNRNKERKINDNSVNFDNQEDVSIEVTDNLLLEMQVDKLKKALELIAPEDKSLLLLKYQDGATIKELEDVLEIKSSAIKMRLKRAKAKVVEMYKTIP